The genomic segment TTCTATTTTAGCATTTATAGGATGTTCCTTTAAGTCTAAATACTCATATGTGTTATTTGCGGTTTGCCTATTGGATTCCTCCTTAATATCACATTTACAGCCATCCAAGTCAATAGATTCTATTTCTACCTTACACGTTTCCTCGCTAActtcttgttttacttccattTGATTACACTTGATTTTATGtatttcaataataattttacatCCAAAAAGTGAAATCACTATAATAATTCAGGAAACAGGAAACAAACGTAAATCAATAACCCCCTAGCAGCCCTAGCTATAGCTAGGTAGCTAGTAAGGTAACTCCCATAGAAAGTtttgggagagagtttctagcgccaaatacGGACGGGCCGAAACTATTTTCATTTGGCGGCAAATTTAAACCATGCATATGTTCTTAATTTCAGTTTGGTTTTGGCAAAATTCAGGAAGTACGTTTGTAATAGAAAATAGagtcataaaataataatcaTACATCTATATATCATATTATACCTCAGTGATTCCTCAAATAAGAATatctgttttttgttttgtattttgatgtTTTAATGCAATGTAACAGATAtagtcataaaaaaataaataaaaacttatcctgaacaaaaaataaatgtcTCTTTATCtgatatgttatacatttatggTATATAAAATTGCATAAGTGTATAATACATTTTTGgacagagaatatattttttggctTAGAATAAgtctttatttgttattttatgaCTATGTTTTCCATACAAAATTCGAACCATTTTGAATTTGCCGCCTTAAATTCAATACATACTTTTTTGAATTTCGCACCTTGAATTCAAAAgattcttttttaaatttcccGTTTTAAATTCAGAATCACTacattttgaatttgccgccaaaTATTTTAGTTAACAATTCCAATTCCAGATttatttggcgctagaaactaGAAACTCTCTCATCTCTCTCCCTCCACTCTTGCTACGGCActtaacatttattaatttattgacTTACATGTCACATGTCTATATTGTCTatagtctatattctttgatagtatcaaataatattaattagTTATGGATGTTAATGTTAAAGTTGAAATTAAGAAAGAGGATGATGAATACGAACAGAAAAATATTGAGTGTCAGTTATCCACATCAATAGATATAGAAGACTTGAAGCATGAACCAGGGCAAGATAATCCAGGTGAAACAAGTAAgcaatatatgtaatataaattGGGGGATTTATAATTTGCTGTTAGTTGTTGGTAGTATATAGTAGTAGTTGTAGTATATTATATACCATACCAGGATACCACCTAGTTTGGTTGAGTTGAAACATCATTATACTGATGGTTTGCATGTGTAGGGCTGGAAGAAATATTCTCAGCTCATCCCAACACTAAGCTTTATACTCCGGATGGTTTTAATTTGCCTGGGGTTCATTGATATATGCAGATAACGGATTGGAAGTGACTTGTTCATTTAATTAACAAGCATTATATGTAAACTTATGGTTTTTATATGTACCAAAATCTTGAGATTCCAAACAGTGGTAATGTGTTTTTGGATTTGGTTTTTTACAAATTCTGATTAGTGTATTAGATCTTTGGATGCACTTAGATCTTTGGAAGCTGGAGTGACAATAGCTTAAATTCTCCTAAATTATGGAAATATGATTTCGATGTTAAGAATAGTAATTATCTGGGGTTAAATGATTACTTATTTTCAGTTAATTTGAATGAGCTTGTAGATAGACAGATTGAATCATTTGCTATTAACAGAAAATCTTCGTAATAAATGGTTTTTGAATGGATTAATTAACTGTCCATTAAATGTTCTTAATGGTAGGAGGTGAATGGTTAAAATTGGAAATTTCTGTTCTAAAGTGGTTGAAGTCActtctctctttgtcaaccattttccatccacttctgaatgtaggtctctcccaattgcttccatctttctctatcttgcgccaatctaatccactgtttgcttgctactgctcttatgtcatctacccatcttttttgaggtcttcccatgcttcttgttgtccttggtctccattctagaatcaTCTGTATCCActtgttgtcattatatcgggctacatGACCTGCTGAGCGCCATTCTATGTTtataatttcttccacaatatccctaatcttcgttctatgTCTTATCtaggtgtttctaatcttgtctctcagtgatattctaAGCATGATTTGTTCTATTGCTCTTTgtgttgtttctaattttttagcagattttttggtaagggctactgtttccaagccgtaggtacaaactggtagtatgcatgtgttatacctGTTTTTCTTTTAGTTTACAGAAATGGAGGTGTTATTctagatatatgctagtttgtcGAAAACGCCCCATgtcagttgtgttcttcttttaatttcagcatcttgatttggttttcctagtttgagaCATGaactagatatacataatgttcaacaatTTCATTTTGTATGGTTATATTTGTTTGGTCTTGGCTtagtatttttgttttagttcttggatcatcatcatcagtagctcaacaaccctttctgggtcctggcttgttctaggattttccacCATTCTGTTCTGTtacttgctttgtttttccagttggtaatcttaagtgttttcagatcttattccacttgttccatgtatgtAAGTTTgagtcttccctttgaccttctccctactggtgtttgcctcattagttcttggatattataggctattaaaactatgtcatctgcgaatctcaaatggtttaagtatgatccgtcgacattgatacccttgttgttccattctagtttcttaacaatgtcttctagagcaagggtaaatagtttgggagagatggtgtctcgtTGTCTTACTCCCcattgtagtcttatgggattagtttttgtgctttcgtccagctttatctgcatggtggcattttcatatatgtttttaattatgttagtgtatcttgaatctatacgtgcattttctagagattcgaGCACtacccataattcgatggaatcaaatgctttatggaaatTAATAGAAGTCAGTTGTAATGTTCCTTAACTCAAGGTCTCATTTATCgagtgtaataaaaattacatttcattaatattttgttttgtctcCTTTATTATTCTGTCAAGGATCTTAAAAATCATTGTACAATCATCAGTAAGTGAagcagaattcattgatataaatttcatctccACAGACAGTGTTCTATCTTACTACACTAGCAAGAATCAAgatttaaatatgttatttgaggTTTTGCATTtaaattttctaattatattgaTCAACTAGTTGTAAAGACTGACAGAATGTTGGGTTTTACTTTAAGGGATTTCAGTTTGTTATCAGTTAATCCATAGCAACATCTACTTATCCTAAATCAACTAGTCAGTTACCTTTCCAATGACTTTCGAATCAGTATGAGAACTCATGCCTGAAATATGCGATAAAAAAAGGGATAGTAGTTTGTTAGATTACACCTGTAGGTTTATATTACTAAGTAATTATTGTGAGCTCTGGCTAGTTCcttgaaaaaaaaatatcatgaccacaaatatttaaaagataaaaaaaatatctgtatAATAAGAATATACTTAGATGGTGTTAGACTGAGGGCCTATAAACCTGAGTTTAACCCAATATAGTTAGTAGTTTACTGtgttttttgataaattaaagacattttaacaATGAAAATGTTATTTACCACATTTAGAATGTTGGacaaagttattattattttttaaatattaataccttatattaatataacaaaaatatctagaaattaaagtgatatatggttgaatgcttgaataaatgaattttaatcaaataaaaggcagatatcgagcacaatttatttattaaatcttgcccaagtacttttgctctcagagcatcttcaggggtattTTGTCATTTTAGGCTATCCAGCACTTTTATGAAtgttataaacattaaataatgtAGTAACACAACACTAGAAAAAGGACAAacagttaaatttttttttaattgtaataagCTACATAGTGGGGACAGCAGGGGAgagcaattttttttaaatttttttgcaatgGCTCATGAGTAGTATCATTTGTTAGCTTTTAGTAGATTTTTGACCTGGTTGTTGGTAGattttctataaaatatattatcaCACTGATTATCAGAGACCGTTGGGTAGAACAAAACATGATGAAAAAAACCTgctgaaaatattaaattcaccTGGTTTAGACAGCAGAGATTGCcataatataataaacaatatctattacgaaTAAAATGCAGCTCTTAGAGTTGGGGATGATTTAACatacgacataaagataaaaagatgtgtgcgacagggatgtatactgtccccattattattcaatatatagtATGGACCTAGCGATTACTGATATAAATGACGGAATACTTATAAATTCAGAACGACTGAACAACATAAGACACACTGACGGCACTGTTATTTTTGCAGAGAGTCTGGAGTCTTGAGAAACTTGATGTACCTTTGCATTCCTCTTTTCGTTCTATCTACAgtttagtaattaattttttgttataataaatattttataattattgatTTGTCTTTTAGGTTGTTTCCATGAGGACGTGAAAATTGAGGAAATATTAACTGAACATTCATCccacaaagaaaaaaataacagtCGACACGTCAAAGAAACAACACTACCAAATGCAAATATTAAACTTAAGACTGAACAACTTGCTCATGCAGGTGATTCTAGAGAACaattgaaaaaacaaaaagaaaaaaaggaaaaaccttacaagtgtgaaatttgtggAAAACTGTTTGGCCTTGCAGCAGTCTGGAAACGACATTTGAtcatacacactggagaaaaaccttacgagtgtgaaatttgtttcaaacgGTTTTCTCAGAAAAGTAATTTAAATACACATTTGATaattcatactggagaaaaaccttacaagtgtgaattTTGTTATAAAAAGTTTAGTGAAGCCAGTGACTTAAAAAAACATTCATTAAGACACACTGGTCAAGAACCTGACAGATgcgaaatttgtttcaagcagtttTCCCAGAAAAGTGACTTAAAGGTCCATTTGAGaattcatactggagaaaaaccttacggGTGTGAATTTTGTTATAAAAAGTTTAGTGAAGCCAGTGACTTAAAAAAACATTCATTAAGACACACTGGTCAAGAACCTGACAAATgcgaaatttgtttcaagcagtttTCCCAGAAAAGTGACTTAAAGGTCCATTTGAGaattcatactggagaaaaaccttacgggtgtgaaatttgttttaagcggttTACTGTAGCAACtagattaaaaaaacatttgatgatacacactgaagaaaaaccttacaagtgtgaaatttgtttcaagcagttGTCTCGAGCATATTATTTGAAGCAACATATGAGaattcatactggagaaaaaccttacaagtgtgaaatttgtggAAAACTGTTTGGCCTTGCAGCAGTCTGGAAACGACATTTGAtcatacacactggagaaaaaccttatgagtgtgaaatttgtttcaaacgGTTTTCTCAGAAAAGTAATTTAAATACACATTTGATaattcatactggagaaaaaccttacaagtgtgaattTTGTTATAAAAAGTTTAGTGAAGCCAGTGACTTAAAAAAACATTCATTAAGACACACTGGTCAAGAACCTGACAAATgcgaaatttgtttcaagcagtttTCCCAGAAAAGTGACTTAAAGGTCCATTTGAGaattcatactggagaaaaaccttacgggtgtgaaatttgttttaagcggttTACTGTAGCAACtagattaaaaaaacatttgatgatacacactggggaaaaaccttacaagtgcgaaatttgttttaaacagttcagTGAAGCCAGAGACTTAAAAAAACATTCGTTAAGACACACTGGTAAAGAACCTGACaaatgcgaaatttgttttaagcagtttactaaaGCAAGAAGTTTagaaaaacatttaataatacacactggagaaaaacatAACAAGTGCGATATTTGTTTCAAGCAGTTTTCCCGGATAAATGACTTAAAGGTCCATTTGAGaattcatactggagaaaaaccttacaagtgtgaaatttgtttcaagcagtttTCTCGAGCAAGTGATTTGAAGCAACATATGAgaatacatactggagaaaaaccttacaggtgcgaaatttgtttcaagcagtttTCCCGGATAAATGACTTAAAGGTCCATTTGAGaattcatactggagaaaaaccttacaagtgtgaaatttgttccaGGCAGTTCTCTCAAGCATATTCTTTGAAGAAACATGTGAgaatacatactggagaaaaattataccagtgtgaaatttgtttcaggCAGTTTACCCAAactaatagtttaaaaaaacatttaatgaTACACACTAAAGAAAAACCTTacgaatgtgaaatttgttttaaacggtTTTCTCAGAAAATTAGTTTAAATACACATTTGATaattcatactggagaaaaaccttacgagTGTGAAACTTGTTGCAAGCGGTTTATCCATGCAGGtgctttaaaaaaacatttggtGATACACACTGGAGAACAACCTACCAATAATTAAAGGTACTGTAAAGATAAATACATTTGATCAAACACTCGATAGGATTTTGTGCGAAATTTGTTGTAAGGAGCTTGGTAAACCATTTAAtttgagaaagcatttgatacacACTGTACAAAAACCGTCATCATCATCAGCTTTGACttgacaatcctctgtggatttTGGCCGGCTATGAGATTAGTCGctattctgttcggtttctggcgacgtgttgccatcttctgacctctagtatccctaagtcaGCCTTAATTCTGTCTAACCACCTAATTGGTGGTCGGCCTCTGTTTATTCTTtctataggtgttcctgtcgtta from the Diabrotica undecimpunctata isolate CICGRU chromosome 1, icDiaUnde3, whole genome shotgun sequence genome contains:
- the LOC140443360 gene encoding uncharacterized protein, translating into MDVNVKVEIKKEDDEYEQKNIECQLSTSIDIEDLKHEPGQDNPGETSCFHEDVKIEEILTEHSSHKEKNNSRHVKETTLPNANIKLKTEQLAHAGDSREQLKKQKEKKEKPYKCEICGKLFGLAAVWKRHLIIHTGEKPYECEICFKRFSQKSNLNTHLIIHTGEKPYKCEFCYKKFSEASDLKKHSLRHTGQEPDRCEICFKQFSQKSDLKVHLRIHTGEKPYGCEFCYKKFSEASDLKKHSLRHTGQEPDKCEICFKQFSQKSDLKVHLRIHTGEKPYGCEICFKRFTVATRLKKHLMIHTEEKPYKCEICFKQLSRAYYLKQHMRIHTGEKPYKCEICGKLFGLAAVWKRHLIIHTGEKPYECEICFKRFSQKSNLNTHLIIHTGEKPYKCEFCYKKFSEASDLKKHSLRHTGQEPDKCEICFKQFSQKSDLKVHLRIHTGEKPYGCEICFKRFTVATRLKKHLMIHTGEKPYKCEICFKQFSEARDLKKHSLRHTGKEPDKCEICFKQFTKARSLEKHLIIHTGEKHNKCDICFKQFSRINDLKVHLRIHTGEKPYKCEICFKQFSRASDLKQHMRIHTGEKPYRCEICFKQFSRINDLKVHLRIHTGEKPYKCEICSRQFSQAYSLKKHVRIHTGEKLYQCEICFRQFTQTNSLKKHLMIHTKEKPYECEICFKRFSQKISLNTHLIIHTGEKPYECETCCKRFIHAGALKKHLVIHTGEQPTNN